The window CCTTCCGCACTGCACCACGGTTCGCGTCCCGCAGTCCCCACCGAAGACCCCGGATTGCCGAGACCCGTTTGACCGGCCGTTCCTCGAGCTGGCAGCGGCGGGAAGAGCGGACTACCTCGTCACCGGCCACCGAGACCTGCTGAGCCTGGCAGGCCGGTTCGTGTGCTCCATCGTCACGGCCGAAGAGCTCCTCTCTCTCCTCCCCAAGACGTGAGCCCATCCGGTCCTAGGGGACTCCGTCCGGTCACAGGGTACGCCCCTGACTGCTTGACGACACACGTCGAACTCTTGATGGCGCGCCAAGGCCACCGGGAGGGCCAAGGCACGCAGTCGTCGCTGTCGGACCTTCTGCTCTTCGAGCTGGACGAGGCCCCGGGTGTTCCCCTGGACGACGTGGTCGAGGTGTCGAACTGCGTCGCGGCGCTGGAGCACGGGCTGGACCGCCTGCGGGAAGGCTTTCCTCTCTCCAATCGGCTGATCCGCGAGGTCCACGGCGTGCTGCTCTCGCGGGGTCGCGGCAGCGCGAAGGATCCCGGGGAGTTCCGTCGATCCCAGAACTGGATCGGTGGCACCCGACCCGGAAACGCCGTCTTCGTCCCCCCGCCGCACACGGTGGTGCCGGACTGCATGGCGGCGCTCGAGCGCTTTCTTCATGGGGAAGGCGATGGGCTGCCCGTCTTGGTGAGGGCCGGTCTCGCGCACGTCCAGTTCGAGACGATCCACCCCTTCCTCGACGGATCGGGCGAACGTGGAGTCGAGCGGACGCCGGGCGGGCTCGGCCCTTCGGGTCCACGAGGCGCTCAAGGCGCGACCGATCCTCGCGATGCCCCAGGTCTGCCGGACGACCGGGCTGTCACCGCCAAACGGCAGGTCACGTTTCCGGCCCAGGTTCTGGAGGCCCTTGGGGTGAAGCCCGGGGACCGGCTGGAACTCTTGGAGAGCGCGGAGGGTTTCCTGCTTCGGCCACAGCAGGTGGACCCGTCCAGGCTGGCGCCGCTGCGAGGCAAGCTCCGGCGCGGCGCGGGAACGTTCCACCTCGAAGCCTTCCGCGGCCAGGACCATGACTCGGCGCTTCGGGATTGACACCTCCATCCTCGTCCGCCTTCTGACCGGGGATCCCGAGGAGGGTTTCCGTCAGTGCGTCGCCGCCCTGACCGCGCTGGTGCAGGGCGGGGCAGAGGTGTTCGCCTCGAACCAGGTCGTGGGCGAAGCGTACGTGGCCGTGCAGCACCACTACGGCGTGTCCAGGGGGGAGGCGCGGACGGCCCTCACGGACGTGCTCAACAGCGGGATCGTCTCGCCTCTCAACGGCGCCTCCGTCCTGGCCGCCCTCGAGGCCGAAGGGGGCTGCGGCCTCCTGGACCGCCTCATCGCCGACGACTACCGCCGTGCGGACCTGTTCACCCTCGCGCTGGACGAGCGGATGGCCCAGCTCCCGGCTGCCCTTCTGCTGCAGCAGAGCAGTTCAGTCTAAGGGCGCTTCATGATGGGTGCGCACCTCCTCGCGCGCTCCAAATGTGCAGACCATGAGGCAATGGACGGGAGGCGCGAAGCGGCCGCTTGACGTCCGGAGCTTCGATGTGGCACCTTCTGGGCACCGCTTGGATCCGGCTGGGCCGGACCGGGACGGGGAATGGATCGAGGAGGGGTGGTCCGCCCAGGTGCGGACGCCACTCCCCGCGGGGCCGCCCGACGGCGCCCGCGCAGCGATCTCGCGCCCCCGGCCTGCCGGCGGGCGCGATCTTCGTTTTGGGGAGGCGGCATTGGATAGGGTGGACACGGTGCGTGCGGTGCGGGGGGCGTCGCGGGCGGCCAGGGCCGAGGGGAGGCGGGTGGCCCTGGTGCCCACCATGGGATGCCTCCACGAGGGGCACCTGGTGCTGGTGCGGCGCGCTCGGGAGCTGGCGGACTTCGTCGTGGTCTCCATCTTCGTCAACCCCACCCAGTTCGGCCCCGGGGAGGACTTCGACCGGTACCCCCGGGCGCTGGAGCGCGACTGCGAGCTCCTGGGGGCCGAGGGGGTGGACGTGGTCTTTGCCCCGTCGGCGGGCGAGCTGTACCCGGCGGGGTTCCAGACCTTCGTGGCGGTGGAGCGCCTCTGCGAGCCCCTGTGCGGAGCCCGGCGGCCCGGGCACTTTCGCGGGGTGGCGACGGTGGTGGCCAAGCTCTTCTGCGCGGTCGAGCCCGACGTGGCGGTGTTCGGGGAGAAGGATTACCAGCAGCTCCAGGTCGTCCGGCGCATGGCCGCGGACCTGGACCTGCCCGTGGCCGTCGAAGGGGTTCCCACGGTGCGGGAACCCGACGGGCTGGCGATGTCGAGCCGCAACGCCTACCTCTCGGCCGAGGAGCGCCGCAGCGCGCTGGGCCTCTTCCGGGCGCTGGCCCGGGCCCAGGAGCTGGTTGACACCGGAGAACAGCGGCCCTCGGCGCTGGAGGCATCGGCCCGGGCCGTGCTCGAGGGGGCGGGGCTTCGGGTCGACTACGCCGAGGTGCGCCACCCCGAGACCCTCGAGCCGATGGAGAGCGCCGCTCCCCGGGCGCTCCTGGCCCTGGCCGCCTTCGCGGGGACCACCCGCCTCATCGACAATCGCGTACTGGTGGCGCCCCGGGCGCCGAAGAGGGAGCCGAGACCATGAACCGATGCATGCTCAAGGGCAAGATCCACCGCGCCACCGTAACCGGGGCCGACCTCCACTACGAGGGGAGCATCACCATCGACCGCGACCTCATGGACGCGGCCGACATCCTTCCCTACGAGGAGGTGCGCATCTACAACGTGAACAACGGGGAGCGGTTCGAGACCTACGCCATCCCCGGGGCTCCCGGGGGCGGGGAGATCTGCCTCAACGGGGCGGCGGCCCACAAGGTCTCCCTGGGCGACATCGTCATCATCGCGTGCTTTGGCACCGTGCCCGACGCGGTCGCCCACAACTGGCAGCCAAGCCTCGTATACGTGGACGCCGCCAACCGGATCGCGCACCGGAGGGCTGCCTGAGCGTCCCGCTGCTGCTCACGGCCCCCTGGCTCATCCCGATGGAGGGCCCCCCCGTGGAGGGCGGGGCCCTTCTCGTGTCCGGCGGGCGCGTGGTCGCGGCGGGCAGGGCTCGGGACCTGTCGGCCGCTTGGCCCCGGGCCCTGCGGGTAGACCTGGACGGGTGCGCGCTCCTGCCCGCCCTGGTCAACGGGCACTGCCACCTGGAGCTCGCGGCGCTGGGGGAGGTCCCCCCTGCCAGCTCGTTTGCCCTCTGGCTCCTGGAGATCATCCGCCGCAAGCGGGCGGCGCCGCCCGAGGATTGGGAGAAGGGTTTTCGGGAGGGACTGCGCGCGTGCGCCGAGGGCGGCCAGGGCACCGTGGCCGACGTCCTCTCGGCACCCGGGGCGGTGTATCCGGAAGACGGCCCCGAAGTGCTCGTCTTCCCCGAGGTCATCGCCCCCCGCCCGGCCCGCGCAGCGGCGGCGGTGGAGAGGGCGCTGGCCGTGTCGCCCCGGGGCCGCGCCCGCCTGGGGGGGCTTTCCCCCCACTCCCCCTATACCGCCTGCGCCCAAGCCTACCTTCTGTGCGCCCGGGAAGCCGCCGCCCGCGGGGGGAGGATCGTCACCCACGTGGCGGAGACCGCGGACGAGGTGTCCTTTTGCCTCGGGGAGGGAGGAGATCTGGTCTGCACCCTCTACCCCCCGCTGCTGGCCGACCCGCCCCACGCCCCGGGCGCGCACCCCATCGAGTGGCTGGACGGGCTCGGCCTCCTGGGGCCTGGCACCGTCCTGGTCCACGCCGTACACTTGGACCCGTCCCACGTCGCGACCGTGGCCGCCTCCGGCGCCGGGGTGATCCTGTGTCCCCGGAGCAACCGGCGGTTCGGTGCGGCGCGGGCCCCCGGCCGGGCCCTGCTGGCGGCGGGGGCGCCGGTGGGGCTGGGCACCGACAGCCGGCTCTCGGCGGGGGATCTGGACCTGCGAAACGACGTGGTGGCCGCGGTGGAGGACTACGGGTGGAGCCCGGCCCAGGCCCTGACCGCGGCGACCCGGGGCGCTGCGCAGGTGCTGGGCCTCCGTGACCGGGGGGCTCTCGTGCCCGGGGGGCGGGCTGATATCCTGGCCGTGGACCTGGGGTCCGGACGGGACCCCTGGGAGCGTGCGGTTGCGGGGGGAGAGGTGCGGGGGCTCTGGCTGGCCGGTGCCCGGTATGGGCACCGGGGGCCGGCGGCTGCGCCGGCGTCCGAGAGGGAGTGAGGCGGCGTGGGACTCTTCGAGAGATTTCGCAAGCACGTGCGCGTCGAGACGCGAAAGCACTTCCTCACGGGGCTCCTCGTCATCGTGCCCCTGGGGCTCACCTACTACGTCGTCTCGGCCATCGTGCGGGCCATGGATCGGGTGCTGGCCGTACTTCCTCCCCTCTTCCATCCCGAAACGTACTTGCCCTTCCGCGTCCCGGGGCTGGGCCTCATCGTGACGCTGCTCCTGATCCAGGTCGTGGGCTTCCTGAGCGCCAACCTCCTTGGGCGCTCGGTGGTCAAGGCCTACGAAAACGTGCTCCACCGCATCCCCGTAGTCCGAACGCTCTACGTGGCGATCAAGCAGCTCCTGGAGCAGATGCTGTCGCCCGACGGGGACCGGTTCCGGCGGGTGGTGCTGGTCGAGTACCCCCGCAAGGGGATCTACAGTCTGGGGTTCGTCACCGGTGTGAGCCGGGGCGAGGTCCAGGACAAGACCCGGGAGCGGGTGCTGAACGTCTTCCTTCCCACGACCCCGAACCCCACGTCGGGCTTCTACCTCCTGGTGCCCGAGAAGGAAGCCGTGTCCCTGGAGATCCCGGTGGACGACGCGTTCAAGCTCATCATGAGCGCGGGGATCGTGGGCGGGGGCCGCAACACGAAAGAGGCCCGCCCCCAGGGGGAGCGGGCCTCTTCGGAAGGCCGGGAGGAGGTCTAGCGCTTCTTGCCCGCGGCGCGCTTGCTCGCCTTGAGGGGGTTCATCATCTTCTGGACCTTCTCTTCTTCGATCTTGATGTGGGTGGCCATGTTGCACAGCCCCACGCCCCACTGCTTCTCGGGGGCAGGGTACGAGGTGCAGTACTGCCCCTTCGGCCACTCCTCCACGTGGCCGCAGCCCTCGCACTTTTCCGCGACGTGGCGGCACTCGCCCCCTGGATAGGAGCACCCCTGGGTGGCCCAGAAAAAGCAGTCTTTGTCTTTCTTCACGGTCTGGCACAGCATGGTGTGGCCTCCTGCGCTGACGGCCCTCCGGGGCCGCTGGATGGCGGAAAGTGCAAAAGAATAGATCGAAGGAGGCGCACCTGTCAATCCCGGAGGCCGTGGCGCAGGCCCTCGGGCGGGCGGCCGCGGGGCCCGCAGCCCGGGGGATTCTGGTGGCGTGTTCGGGGGGGCTGGACTCGGTGTGCCTCCTCCACCTCCTGGCACAGCGCCTCGCCGGCTCGGGAACGCGGCTGGAGGTCGCCCACGTGGACCACGGGCTGAGGGAAGGGTCGGCAAGGGATGCCGGTTTCTGCCGGAGGCTCGCGGACGACCTGGGGCTTGCCTTTCACCACCTGCGTCTCGAGCCGGGCGCGTTCGGCCGGGGGCGGGGGCTCCAGGCGGAGGGCCGGCGGCTGCGCCGGCGGTTCCTGGAGGAGACCCTGGCGAGCCGGGGGCTGGGGGCGGTGGCCCTGGGACACCACGCGGACGATCAGGTGGAGACCGTCCTCTTTCGCCTCCTGCGCGGAGCGGGGCCCCGGGGGCTCGCGGGGATGCAGGAGTGGGCTCCCCCCTACCTGAGGCCGCTGCTGGGAGTGCGCCGGGCCGGTCTGGAGGACCTGGCGCGGCGGCAGGGCTGGGCCCATCGGGAAGACCCGTCCAACCAGACCGACCGATTCGCTCGAAACCGGCTGCGCCGCGCGGCGCTGCCCGCCCTTCGGGCGGTGCACCCGGGGGCGGACGCGGCCGTGCTGCGGCTCGCCCGCTCGAGCCGCGAAGACGACGCGTGTCTGTCGCAGCTCGCGCGGGAGGCGTTGGGCGCGGCCGCCGTGTGCGAGCCCGAGGGACTGCGCTTCCCCCGCGGCGCCCTGGCCGGAGTGCATCCCGCCGTGCGCCGGCGCGTGTACCTGGCCGCGTGGGAGGCCGTGGGCTGCGACCCCGAGGTTCTGGAAGCCCGGCACCTGGAGAGCGTGGAGGCGCTCCTGGCGCCCGGACGGGCTCACCGCCGCGCGCCCCTGCCCGGGCCGGGTGCCGTGGCGTCGAGCTACGGCGAGCTCTGGTTTCTCCGGCCGGGGGCGTACGGCCCGGCGCCCCGGGAGCTGGGCCTGGACGCGCCGGAGGCCGGGGTGGGGCTGTGCCCGGCGGCAGACTCGCCGAGCTGGACCCGGCGGAGGCCGCCGGGCGTGCCCGCCGTGGCGGTGCCCGGCGACCGGGGAGGGGGCGGGCTCTGGGCGAGGACCCGGCGCCCCGGCGACCGCCTGGAGCTCGGGCCGGAGGCGGGGAGCAAGGTCAAGGATCTCTTGATGGACGCCCGCCTGCCCCGCTGGCGGCGGGCCGGGGCCCTGGTGGTGGGCGACGCGCAGGGTGTGCTGGGGCTGCTCGCCCCGGGGTGGGCCTGGGGCGGAGAGGACGGGGGCGGCGGGTGGGTCTGGCTTCCCGGCGCCCCCGCGTCGCAGAACGCCCGGCGCTCCCGGATTCTCCGGGAAAACCGTTGTTGCCCGGCGAACCGATGTGATACTTAAAGCTGTTCCGAGCCCTTCTCCCGTCCCGGATCGCGCATCCTTTCCGAGGAGTACCCCCCCATGGCGGTCGCCTCCCGGCCCATGAAGCCGTTCTTTCGCAACCTGGCCCTGTGGCTCCTGATCCTGATGATCTTCCTCCTGGTGCTGCAGCTCTTTCCCGGAAACGAGCCCGTGCGCCAGCAGGTGCCCTACACCGACTTCCTCGAGGCGGTGGAGCAGGGCCGGGTGGTGGAGGTCACCCTCCAGGGCAAGGAGGTCTTCGGCAAGTACGCCGACCAGACCGCCTTCAAGACCTTCAGCCCGGATGACCCGGACCTGGTGCGGACGCTACGGCAGGCCGGGGTCTCCATCGTCGCCAAGCCCGAGCGCGAGTCGCCCTGGTACATGACGATCCTCATCTCCTGGTTCCCCATGCTGCTCCTCATCGGGGTGTGGATCTTCTTCATGCGGCAGATGCAGGCCGGGGGCGGCAAGGCCATGAGTTTCGGGAAGAGCCGGGCCCGCCTCCTCACCCAGGATCAGCAGAAGGTCTCCTTTGCCGACGTGGCGGGCATCGACGAGTCCAAGGAGGAGGTGGGGGAGATCGTCGAGTTCCTCAAGAACCCGAAGAAGTTCACCAAGCTCGGCGGGCGCCTGCCCAAGGGCGTCCTGCTGATGGGGCCCCCGGGTACGGGCAAGACGCTCCTGGCCAAGGCCATCGCCGGGGAGGCCGGGGTGCCCTTCTTCTCCATCTCGGGATCCGACTTCGTCGAGATGTTTGTGGGGGTGGGGGCGAGCCGGGTGCGGGACCTCTTCACCCAGGGCAAGAAGAACGCCCCCTGCCTCATCTTCATCGACGAGATCGACGCGGTGGGTCGCCACCGGGGCGCGGGCCTGGGCGGCGGCCACGACGAGCGGGAGCAGACCCTGAACCAGCTCCTGGTCGAGATGGACGGCTTCGAGTCCAGCGACGGCGTGATCCTGATCGCCGCGACCAATCGCCCCGACGTGCTCGACCCGGCCCTGTTGCGCCCGGGCCGGTTCGACCGGCAGGTGATCATCCCCCGGCCCGACGTGAAGGGCCGGGAGGGCATTCTCAAGGTCCACACGGCCGAGGTTCCCACCGCCGGGGACGTGGACCTCACGGTGCTCGCCCGGGGTACCCCGGGCTTCAGCGGGGCGGACCTGGAGAACCTGGTCAACGAGGCGGCGCTGGCGGCCGCCCGGTCCGAAAAGACCGCGGTGTCGATGGAGGACTTCGAGAAGGCCAAGGACAAGGTGCTCATGGGGGCGGAGCGGCGCAGCATGGTGCTCTCGGACGAGGAGAAGCGCCTCACCGCGTACCACGAGGCCGGCCACACGGTGGTGGCCAAGATGCTCCCCCACGCCGACCCCATCTACAAGGTCTCCATCATTCCCCGGGGTCGGGCCCTGGGCGTGACCCAGCAGCTCCCCATCGACGAGCGGCACACCTACAGCAAGGATTACCTGCTCGACCGCATCGCGGTCTTCCTGGGGGGCCGGGCGGCGGAGGAGATCTTCCTCGGACACTTCACCACCGGGGCAGGCGACGATATCGAGAAGGCCACCGAGATCGCGCGGCGCATGGTGTGCAAGTGGGGCATGAGCGAGCGGCTCGGCCCCATGACCTTCGGCAAGGAGGAGGAGCAGATCTTCCTGGGCAAGGAGATCGCGAGCCACCGGAACTACAGCGAGCAGACCGCCCAGTCCATCGACGAGGAGATCAAGGGGATCGTGAGCGACAACCTGGAGCGGGCCAAACAGATCCTGCTGGGGACCCGGGACCGCGTGGAGAAGCTCGCGGAGACCCTGCTGGTGAGGGAGGTGCTGGTGGCCGAGGAGATCGAGGCCATCGTGCTTGCCGGGAAGCACCCGCCCGCTCCCGAAGGGGGAGCCGGGGGGGCTCCGGCCCAGGAGGCTCCGCCATCCGGCCGCCAGGCCGAGCTCAAGTTCTGAGGCGCAGATCGTGCCCTACGACGTGCGCCCCCTCGACCTGGCGGACCCCGCCCGAGCCCAAGCCGAGCTCGCCCGGGTGGGCGCCGACCCGGCGGGCGTGGCCAAGATGCGCGACAAGGCCGGCTTCCTGGCGCTGAAGGCCACGGGGCTGAAGTCTGCCGCAGCCAACATCCTCAAGCAGGAGATGCTCTCGGTGGGCGGCGACGCGGCCGTGGGCCGGTGGGTGATCAACTGCTCCCAGGAGAGGAGCGACGTGGTCATCCTGGGCACCCGCAAGCAGCACCGGGCCCTGGTGCGAAAGCTTCGGCCCCAGCCCTTCGGGCTCCGGTCGCTTGCGGCGGAGATCGAGGCCGTGCTCGCGGGGGCCGCCCGGGAGCACGAGCTCGCCTGGCGTGGCGGCGTGCTGCGGCTCTGGGCCCGTCCCCACGTGATGGCGGCCCTCAACGTGACCCCCGACTCCTTCTCCGACGGGGGAGACTATCTGACCCCCGGGGCGGCCCTGGACCGGGCACTGGCCATGGTGGCGGAGGGGGCCGACATCGTGGATGTGGGGGGGGAGTCCACCCGGCCCGGGTCGGAGGGGATCTCCGCCGAAGAGGAGCTCCGGCGCGTCCTGCCCGTCATCGAGCACCTGGCGCCGCGGGTGCCGGTGCCGATCTCGGTGGATACCCTCAAGGCCGCGGTGGCGCGGGCCGCGGCCTCGGCGGGCGCCTCCATCGTCAACGACGTGAGCGGTCTCGAGGGGGACCCCGGGATGGCCACCGCCGTGGCCGAGACCGGGTGCAACCTGGTCGTGATGCACATGCGGGGCACGCCGCGCACCATGCAGGCGCAGACGCAGTACGGCGACCTGGTGGGAGAGGTCTTCCGGGGGCTGCGGGAGAGGGTGGAGCGGGCCGTGGCGGCGGGGATCGCCCGGGAGAGGGTCATCGTGGACCCGGGCATCGGCTTCGGAAAGGACGCCGCCGGCAACCTCACGCTTCTCCGGAGGCTTGCCGAGTTTCGGGCGCTGGGGTGCCCCGTGCTGGTGGGGGCGAGCCGCAAGTCCTTCATCGGGAAGGTGCTGGGGATCGACCGGCCCAAGGACCGCCTCGAGGGGTCGCTGGCGGCGGCCGTCCTCGCGGTGAGCCACGGGGCGCACATCGTCCGGGTGCACGACGTGGCCTCCACCCGCCGGGCGGTGGATCTGGCCTGGGCCGTGCTCCGGGCGGAGGGGTGAGCCGGTGAGCGATCTGCCCGCCGGCCTGCGCTGGCAGGACGTGGTCGACATCCTGCTGGTGGCGCTCGTCATCTACCGGATCTTTGTCCTCATCAAGGGGACCCGGGCGCTGCAGATGCTGGTGGGGATGGCGGTGGTGGTGGCGGCCTTCGTGGCGAGCCAGGTCTTCGAGTTCTTCACCCTCAACTGGATCCTGAGCGCGTTCCTCTCCTCGATCATCCTCGTCGTGGTCGTGCTTTTCCAGAACGAGATCCGCCGGGCCCTGGTGCATGTGGGGGTCAATCCCTTTCTGTCGGCCAAGGAGGGCTCGGCCGACGGCGGACAGGTGGTGGAGGAGCTCATGAAGGCCGCCGTGAGCCTCGCCAACAAGAAGATCGGCGCCTTGATCGTGCTCCAGCGCGAGACCGACCTGCGCGACTACGTGGAAGACGGGGTGCGCCTGGACGCCGCCCTCTCCAAGGAGCTCCTGCTGGCCGTCTTCATCCCCTACTCGCCGATTCACGACGGGGCGGTGATCGTCCGGAGCGACCGGGTCCTGTGGGCCGGGTGCTTCCTGCCCCTCACCACCCGGCTCGACGTGGACAAGGAGCTCGGTACGCGGCACCGGGCGGCCCTGGGCATCACCGAAGAGACCGACGCGGTGGTGGTGGTCGTGAGCGAGGAGACCGGGGGCATCTCGGTGGCCTTGAACGGCCGGCTGACCCGGCACCTGGACGGGGCCACCCTGCGGCGCGTGCTGCTCAAGCTCTTTCCCCCGGGCTCGGGGGCGGGCAGGAGCCGAAAGACCTCGCCGCGCAGGCGGCCGCGGGCCGGGGCGAAGGAGGCCAGGGCGTGACCTGGACGCTCCTTCGCGGCGCGGTGCTGGAGAACTGGGGACTCAAGATCCTCTCCCTGGCCTTCGCGGTGCTCCTTTGGATGTTCGTGGTGGGGGAGAACCGAAGCGAGGTGAGCCTCTCGCTGCCCCTGGAGCTCACGCGGGTGCCCTCCGAGATGATCATCGTCAGCCGGGTACCCGAGGCCATTCGGGTGCGCCTCAACGGACCCCGCAGCCTGCTCGCCGCGATCAATCCCAACCAGCTCGTCGTGCGGCTGGATCTGGACGGCATCCAGCCCGGCATCAGCGGCTTCGAGATCCTCCCCTCGCGCCTGAACCTGCCCCGGGGCGTGGAGGTCACCTACATCTCCCCTTCGGTCATCACCCTGGAGGCCGACGTCAAGACCCGCAAGATGGTGCCGGTGCGGCCTCGCATCCGGGGCACGCCCGCGGAGGGCTTCGAGGTGACGGGGATTCGGGCCGACCCGCCGGAGGTGGAGGTGGAGGGGGCGGAGCGTGTGGTGCGGCAGCTCCGGGAGGTTCCCACCGAGCTCGTGGACGTGACCGGGCTCGACGGGGGCGTGACCCGGCCGGTGGAGCTGGCCTTTCCAGACCCCTCCCTGCGGGCAGTTACGCGCCGCACGATCCGGGTGGAGGCCAACATCGCCGAGATGCGGGGAGAGCGCGAGTTTGTCCAGGTGCCCGTGACCGTCCCGGTGGGTGGGATGCGGGCCGTGCCCCCCGCCGTGGACGTGCGGGTGGAGGGCACGCTCCGGGCCATCGCGCGGCTCACGGCCCGGGATTTGACGGTCGCCGTCGAACCCTTTGGAGAGGTGCCGCCGCCGGGCCTGGTGCGGGTTGTGGCGGGCGGGCCCTCGGGCATCCGGGTGCTCGCGGTGGAGCCCAACGGGGTGCAGGTGGTCCCTGTCCTGCCGCCCCCGGAATCGAGCGCGCGCCCGGAAGCGGGAGCCGAGCAGGAGAAGAAGCCATGACCATGGAACCGAGCCGCAGGCTCTTCGGCACCGACGGGATCCGGGGCGTCGCCAACGTGGACCCCATGACGACCGAGATGATGGTCAAGGTGGGGCGGGCCGCCGCCCACCTCTTCCGGCAGCGCAGCCGCGGCCGCCACCGGATCGTCATCGGCAAGGACACGCGGCTCTCGGGCTACATGCTCGAAAACGCCCTGGCGTCGGGCATCTGCTCCATGGGAATGGACATCCTCCTGGTGGGACCCCTGCCCACCCCGGGCATCGCCTTCATCACGGCGAGCATGCGGGCCGACGCGGGGGTGGTCATCTCGGCGTCCCACAACCCCTTCCAGGACAACGGCATCAAGTTCTTCAACCGCGACGGCTTCAAGCTCCCCGACGAGCTCGAGGAAGCCATCGAGGCCCACGTCTTCAGCGGCGCCATCGAGCACGTGCGGCCCACGGCCACGGAGGTGGGCAAGGCCTTTCGGGTGGAGGACGCGGTGGGGCGCTACGTGGTCTTCCTCAAGTCCACCTTCCCGTCCCACCTCACCCTGGAGGGGGTTCGGATGGTGGTGGACTGCGCCAACGGGGCCGCCTACCGGGTGGCTCCCTCGGTCTTCGAGGAGCTCGGGGCCGAGGTGATTCCCCTGGGGGTGAGCCCCAACGGCACCAACATCAACGAGGGGTGCGGGAGCCTGTACCCCGAGTTCATGGCCCAGAAGGTGCGGGAGGTGGGTGCCCACCTGGGGATCGCCCTGGACGGCGACGCGGACCGGGTCATCGTAGTGGACGAGAAGGGCGAGGAGGTGGACGGGGACCACATCATGGCCGTCTGCGCCCGGGAGCTCCAGCGCAAGGGACGCCTAGCCCATGCCACCGTGGTGGCCACGGTCATGAGCAATCTGGGGCTGGAGCGGTCCCTGGCCGAGGCCGGCATCCGGCTGGAGCGCACCCAGGTGGGGGACCGGTACGTGGTGGAGGCCATGCGGGCCGGCGGGCACACCTTCGGGGGCGAGCAGTCGGGCCACCTGGTCTTCCTCGACCACGGCACGACGGGGGACGGGGTGCTGGCGGCGCTCCAGCTCCTGGCGGTGATGGTGGAGTCTGGAAAGCCCCTCTCGGAGCTCTCCGGGGTCATGACGGCGGTTCCCCAGGTCCTGAAGAACGTCCGGGTCCGGGAGCGCATCTCGGTGGGGGCGATTCCCGCTGCCGCCGCAGCCCTGGCGGCTGCCCAAGCCGAGCTCCGGGACGCCGGGCGGGTGCTCGTGCGCTACTCGGGCACCGAGCCCAAGCTGCGGGTCATGATCGAAGGCGACGACGCCGACCGCATCCGCTACTGGGCCGACGCCATCTGCGAGGCGGTGCGGGGAGAGATCGGGGCGTGACGGCGTTTCGCGCTTCACGTCTCACGATCCACGGAGGTTCCCATGATTCGGCTGGGCGTGAACATCGACCACGTGGCCACGGTGCGGCAGGCGCGGCGCATCCGGGAGCCCGATCCCGTGTGGGCCGTCGTCGCGGCGGAGCTCGGGGGGGCCGACCAGATCACGCTCCACCTGCGGGAGGACCGGCGCCACATCCAGGACGGCGACGTGGTGCGGGTGCTGGGCGCGGCCTCGGTGCCGGTCAATCTCGAGATGGCGGTGACCGGAGA of the Thermodesulfobacteriota bacterium genome contains:
- the glmM gene encoding phosphoglucosamine mutase, producing the protein MTMEPSRRLFGTDGIRGVANVDPMTTEMMVKVGRAAAHLFRQRSRGRHRIVIGKDTRLSGYMLENALASGICSMGMDILLVGPLPTPGIAFITASMRADAGVVISASHNPFQDNGIKFFNRDGFKLPDELEEAIEAHVFSGAIEHVRPTATEVGKAFRVEDAVGRYVVFLKSTFPSHLTLEGVRMVVDCANGAAYRVAPSVFEELGAEVIPLGVSPNGTNINEGCGSLYPEFMAQKVREVGAHLGIALDGDADRVIVVDEKGEEVDGDHIMAVCARELQRKGRLAHATVVATVMSNLGLERSLAEAGIRLERTQVGDRYVVEAMRAGGHTFGGEQSGHLVFLDHGTTGDGVLAALQLLAVMVESGKPLSELSGVMTAVPQVLKNVRVRERISVGAIPAAAAALAAAQAELRDAGRVLVRYSGTEPKLRVMIEGDDADRIRYWADAICEAVRGEIGA
- a CDS encoding CdaR family protein gives rise to the protein MTWTLLRGAVLENWGLKILSLAFAVLLWMFVVGENRSEVSLSLPLELTRVPSEMIIVSRVPEAIRVRLNGPRSLLAAINPNQLVVRLDLDGIQPGISGFEILPSRLNLPRGVEVTYISPSVITLEADVKTRKMVPVRPRIRGTPAEGFEVTGIRADPPEVEVEGAERVVRQLREVPTELVDVTGLDGGVTRPVELAFPDPSLRAVTRRTIRVEANIAEMRGEREFVQVPVTVPVGGMRAVPPAVDVRVEGTLRAIARLTARDLTVAVEPFGEVPPPGLVRVVAGGPSGIRVLAVEPNGVQVVPVLPPPESSARPEAGAEQEKKP
- the folP gene encoding dihydropteroate synthase, with product MPYDVRPLDLADPARAQAELARVGADPAGVAKMRDKAGFLALKATGLKSAAANILKQEMLSVGGDAAVGRWVINCSQERSDVVILGTRKQHRALVRKLRPQPFGLRSLAAEIEAVLAGAAREHELAWRGGVLRLWARPHVMAALNVTPDSFSDGGDYLTPGAALDRALAMVAEGADIVDVGGESTRPGSEGISAEEELRRVLPVIEHLAPRVPVPISVDTLKAAVARAAASAGASIVNDVSGLEGDPGMATAVAETGCNLVVMHMRGTPRTMQAQTQYGDLVGEVFRGLRERVERAVAAGIARERVIVDPGIGFGKDAAGNLTLLRRLAEFRALGCPVLVGASRKSFIGKVLGIDRPKDRLEGSLAAAVLAVSHGAHIVRVHDVASTRRAVDLAWAVLRAEG
- the cdaA gene encoding diadenylate cyclase CdaA: MSDLPAGLRWQDVVDILLVALVIYRIFVLIKGTRALQMLVGMAVVVAAFVASQVFEFFTLNWILSAFLSSIILVVVVLFQNEIRRALVHVGVNPFLSAKEGSADGGQVVEELMKAAVSLANKKIGALIVLQRETDLRDYVEDGVRLDAALSKELLLAVFIPYSPIHDGAVIVRSDRVLWAGCFLPLTTRLDVDKELGTRHRAALGITEETDAVVVVVSEETGGISVALNGRLTRHLDGATLRRVLLKLFPPGSGAGRSRKTSPRRRPRAGAKEARA
- the ftsH gene encoding ATP-dependent zinc metalloprotease FtsH; this translates as MKPFFRNLALWLLILMIFLLVLQLFPGNEPVRQQVPYTDFLEAVEQGRVVEVTLQGKEVFGKYADQTAFKTFSPDDPDLVRTLRQAGVSIVAKPERESPWYMTILISWFPMLLLIGVWIFFMRQMQAGGGKAMSFGKSRARLLTQDQQKVSFADVAGIDESKEEVGEIVEFLKNPKKFTKLGGRLPKGVLLMGPPGTGKTLLAKAIAGEAGVPFFSISGSDFVEMFVGVGASRVRDLFTQGKKNAPCLIFIDEIDAVGRHRGAGLGGGHDEREQTLNQLLVEMDGFESSDGVILIAATNRPDVLDPALLRPGRFDRQVIIPRPDVKGREGILKVHTAEVPTAGDVDLTVLARGTPGFSGADLENLVNEAALAAARSEKTAVSMEDFEKAKDKVLMGAERRSMVLSDEEKRLTAYHEAGHTVVAKMLPHADPIYKVSIIPRGRALGVTQQLPIDERHTYSKDYLLDRIAVFLGGRAAEEIFLGHFTTGAGDDIEKATEIARRMVCKWGMSERLGPMTFGKEEEQIFLGKEIASHRNYSEQTAQSIDEEIKGIVSDNLERAKQILLGTRDRVEKLAETLLVREVLVAEEIEAIVLAGKHPPAPEGGAGGAPAQEAPPSGRQAELKF